The following are encoded together in the Triticum urartu cultivar G1812 unplaced genomic scaffold, Tu2.1 TuUngrouped_contig_8280, whole genome shotgun sequence genome:
- the LOC125531881 gene encoding F-box/LRR-repeat protein At2g43260-like: protein MTIFDDLPEWLVIDEILARLPPKDVLRCRAVRKSWHKGTSTNAFILDHHRRQPSLPIIEQRRKGFCHIAGASNGQKIWPVLRYTVTKPAVIHRACDGLLILGQQSNFYICNPTTHKCASLPHPPQRPGASVIAVVAFYRHHTSREYRVLWVSYSRLISSGVPVQSPEYFVLTVGSNQPRCIQCPTVSQHMLHVTQSPYCPPVHHRGSLHWAFGLNLTVFDSVAETFRQMSRPIELGHVVSLLDMGGSLALWHTTCDSITFDIWVLQDYDAETWAFQYRISLLAMEASPPLNLGVKYVPSMAVINEHELLIEQRPDRLLHCDTDGVFLGNVESEEHGNKQILTRHRFQESMISLPLFETQEDDDVKEHPFLIVL from the coding sequence ATGACCATCTTCGACGACCTGCCCGAGTGGCTTGTCATCGATGAGATCCTTGCCCGGTTGCCGCCCAAAGATGTGCTCCGCTGCCGTGCTGTCCGCAAGTCGTGGCACAAGGGCACTTCCACCAACGCGTTCATCCTCGACCATCACCGACGCCAGCCGTCACTCCCCATCATTGAACAACGACGAAAGGGCTTCTGCCACATCGCCGGAGCCTCTAATGGTCAAAAGATATGGCCCGTCCTCCGTTACACTGTTACAAAACCCGCTGTTATACACCGTGCCTGCGACGGGCTCCTCATCCTGGGGCAGCAATCCAATTTCTACATCTGCAATCCGACCACCCACAAGTGTGCTTCCCTGCCACATCCTCCACAACGACCAGGCGCCAGCGTCATCGCCGTAGTCGCCTTCTACCGGCACCACACATCTAGAGAGTACCGGGTTCTCTGGGTGTCATACTCCAGACTGATCAGCTCTGGTGTCCCAGTGCAGTCACCTGAGTACTTCGTCCTCACGGTGGGATCAAATCAGCCAAGATGCATCCAGTGTCCGACAGTTTCACAACACATGCTTCATGTCACCCAGTCCCCCTATTGTCCACCAGTCCACCATCGTGGTAGCTTGCACTGGGCATTTGGCCTCAACTTGACTGTATTTGACAGTGTAGCTGAGACTTTCCGGCAGATGAGCCGCCCAATAGAGTTGGGTCATGTGGTGTCATTGTTGGACATGGGTGGATCCCTTGCTTTGTGGCACACCACCTGTGACAGCATCACTTTCGATATTTGGGTGTTGCAGGACTATGATGCTGAGACATGGGCCTTTCAGTATCGGATTAGCTTGTTAGCGATGGAGGCATCACCACCGCTTAATTTGGGGGTGAAATATGTCCCTAGTATGGCTGTGATCAATGAGCATGAGCTGTTGATTGAGCAGCGTCCTGACCGTCTATTGCATTGCGACACTGATGGTGTGTTTTTAGGAAATGTGGAAAGTGAAGAACATGGAAACAAGCAGATACTTACCAGACATCGTTTCCAAGAGAGCATGATCTCACTTCCGTTGTTTGAGACACAAGAAGATGATGATGTGAAGGAGCATCCATTCCTCATAGTGCTATAA